From Sceloporus undulatus isolate JIND9_A2432 ecotype Alabama chromosome 6, SceUnd_v1.1, whole genome shotgun sequence, one genomic window encodes:
- the LOC121934429 gene encoding sulfotransferase 2B1-like isoform X2: MLEILSLIRSNGDPNWCRTVPNWDRGPWFETVLGYRIAQTNKSPRIISSHLPVQLFAKSFFKSKAKIIYTVRNPKDVLVSLYHFASMFRPYKDPGTLDQFHDVFLKGDVPFGSWFDHVKGWMNLKDKENFFFITYEELQEDLRGSIVRICQFLGKDLDDAAIDSVVANASFEAMKSNKMSNFSLSPRFLMNQKKSSFLRKGISGDWKNHLTPAQSECFDQIYQERIRDLNVTFPWDKE; this comes from the exons ATGCTGGAGATTTTAAGTCTGATCCGAAGCAACGGTGACCCCAACTGGTGCCGAACAGTCCCCAATTGGGACCGGGGCCCTTGGTTTGAGACAGTATTAGGATACAGAATAGCGCAGACCAACAAGTCTCCACGCATTATTAGCTCCCATCTTCCAGTACagctttttgcaaagtctttctTCAAATCCAAAGCCAAG ATCATCTACACAGTGAGGAACCCCAAAGATGTCCTGGTATCCCTCTATCATTTTGCCTCCATGTTTCGCCCCTATAAAGACCCTGGCACCTTGGACCAATTTCATGATGTCTTTCTAAAGGGAGATG TACCTTTCGGATCCTGGTTTGACCATGTTAAAGGTTGGATGAACCTGAAGGACAAAGAAAATTTCTTCTTCATCACATATGAGGAGCTGCAAGAG GACCTGCGGGGGAGCATTGTCCGCATTTGTCAGTTCCTGGGCAAGGACTTAGATGATGCAGCAATTGACTCTGTGGTGGCAAATGCCTCCTTTGAGGCTATGAAAAGCAATAAAATGTCAAACTTCTCACTCTCACCCCGCTTCCTCATGAACCAGAAGAAGAGTTCTTTCCTCCGCAAAG GGATCTCTGGGGACTGGAAGAACCATCTGACCCCTGCACAGAGTGAATGTTTTGATCAGATCTACCAGGAGCGTATACGAGACTTAAATGTTACATTTCCATGGGACAAAGAATGA
- the LOC121934429 gene encoding sulfotransferase 2B1-like isoform X1: protein MFKEYFQYKGISFPQIIYSEQVLQMVENNFQVRDDDIFNVTYQKSGTVWMLEILSLIRSNGDPNWCRTVPNWDRGPWFETVLGYRIAQTNKSPRIISSHLPVQLFAKSFFKSKAKIIYTVRNPKDVLVSLYHFASMFRPYKDPGTLDQFHDVFLKGDVPFGSWFDHVKGWMNLKDKENFFFITYEELQEDLRGSIVRICQFLGKDLDDAAIDSVVANASFEAMKSNKMSNFSLSPRFLMNQKKSSFLRKGISGDWKNHLTPAQSECFDQIYQERIRDLNVTFPWDKE from the exons ATGTTCAAGGAATATTTCCAGTATAAGGGCATCAGCTTCCCTCAGATAATCTACTCTGAACAGGTGCTGCAGATGGTGGAAAACAATTTTCAAGTTCGAGATGATGATATTTTCAATGTTACCTACCAGAAATCAG GAACTGTGTGGATGCTGGAGATTTTAAGTCTGATCCGAAGCAACGGTGACCCCAACTGGTGCCGAACAGTCCCCAATTGGGACCGGGGCCCTTGGTTTGAGACAGTATTAGGATACAGAATAGCGCAGACCAACAAGTCTCCACGCATTATTAGCTCCCATCTTCCAGTACagctttttgcaaagtctttctTCAAATCCAAAGCCAAG ATCATCTACACAGTGAGGAACCCCAAAGATGTCCTGGTATCCCTCTATCATTTTGCCTCCATGTTTCGCCCCTATAAAGACCCTGGCACCTTGGACCAATTTCATGATGTCTTTCTAAAGGGAGATG TACCTTTCGGATCCTGGTTTGACCATGTTAAAGGTTGGATGAACCTGAAGGACAAAGAAAATTTCTTCTTCATCACATATGAGGAGCTGCAAGAG GACCTGCGGGGGAGCATTGTCCGCATTTGTCAGTTCCTGGGCAAGGACTTAGATGATGCAGCAATTGACTCTGTGGTGGCAAATGCCTCCTTTGAGGCTATGAAAAGCAATAAAATGTCAAACTTCTCACTCTCACCCCGCTTCCTCATGAACCAGAAGAAGAGTTCTTTCCTCCGCAAAG GGATCTCTGGGGACTGGAAGAACCATCTGACCCCTGCACAGAGTGAATGTTTTGATCAGATCTACCAGGAGCGTATACGAGACTTAAATGTTACATTTCCATGGGACAAAGAATGA